A genomic region of Prevotella scopos JCM 17725 contains the following coding sequences:
- a CDS encoding zinc-dependent metalloprotease, with protein MKYSLIANQLMRRILLLLLLFSLVATSGAAFPFSKRKKKAQSTQTEKKSAYERALTEQLTESVRGSFVSFHKTDGRILMELPKQSLGRDMIIGVTISSVSNPKMGDLGFKNSNLVHVRFIEKDSSVVMQVVNTDLFVPKNQPSATLAARLNYDNLDFFSFPIKAHNDSTGAVLFDASSFILKENRFFPVIAKNVGSYTVNSSLKDNLTRVTKLKVFDENACVGMDRHYIISLSGKKGSPITNYPVTIGVNFTLALLPNDLMTPRLSDTRVGMFLMNKDVLKKDGSIDKATFVKRWRLVPKDTAAYFAGELCEPTKPIVYYVENTFPPLWKRAIKAGVLWWNKAFERIGFKNVMQVADFPANDPNFDPDNFKYSCIRYLPTDVENAMGPSWTDPRTGEVINATVLVYNDVVNTINNWRFVQTAQIDPRARGAQMPDSIIEETLEYIIAHEIGHTLGFMHNMAASAALPTDSLRSPAFTQKYGTTASIMDYARFNYVAQPTDHGVKLTPPRLGVYDYYAIEWAYKLFPGSKGFEDDAKQLRLLADKHEGDPFYRYGLQQTGTKYDPSAIEEDLGDDPVKSSTYGMDNLRMILKNLDHWIGDEDGDNRKAELYNEVLSQAMHYVRNVSVNVPGIYLYQTSEKSGLPRYKVVPKTKQKESVQWLLKQARTFATLGNDTIEKKLPFGANKPFKILARDVQSLAMMATSKLAISYYLDSTSYSPIEYMEDVYQDVFGKTIAGKENLSVADLSMQRLYVDLLQEGVSDMKQAPNVHNLQMPLTSVNSVITNMLRRNEAEKEHTECCYLADRQRSLDDDTHFLNFGNGYGEPEPLWGTTVNRTSEFQLEYAQKLLSLLETTIPRVSSPDLKAHYMLLEKRLKKYLK; from the coding sequence ATGAAATATTCATTAATAGCTAATCAGTTAATGCGTCGCATACTATTACTTCTGCTTCTCTTCTCTCTGGTCGCAACATCGGGAGCGGCTTTCCCATTTTCAAAACGTAAGAAGAAGGCGCAGAGCACACAAACAGAAAAGAAATCGGCTTACGAGCGTGCCCTCACCGAGCAATTAACGGAGTCGGTGCGTGGTAGCTTTGTATCGTTTCATAAGACTGACGGACGTATATTGATGGAGCTTCCGAAGCAGTCTTTGGGTCGCGACATGATTATTGGCGTAACCATTTCGTCAGTGTCAAATCCTAAGATGGGCGACTTAGGCTTTAAGAATTCCAACTTAGTGCATGTACGCTTCATTGAGAAAGATAGTTCTGTGGTGATGCAGGTGGTAAATACCGACTTGTTTGTACCAAAGAATCAGCCCTCAGCTACGCTTGCTGCAAGGCTGAATTATGATAATCTTGATTTCTTTTCATTCCCTATCAAAGCACATAACGACTCCACTGGAGCCGTGCTGTTCGATGCTTCGTCCTTTATTCTAAAGGAGAATCGCTTCTTCCCAGTCATTGCAAAGAATGTAGGGTCGTACACAGTAAACTCATCTTTGAAAGATAATCTTACAAGGGTAACGAAACTAAAAGTCTTCGATGAGAATGCCTGTGTCGGTATGGATAGGCATTACATTATTAGTCTCTCTGGTAAGAAGGGTTCGCCTATCACCAACTATCCCGTAACGATTGGCGTAAACTTTACGTTAGCTTTGTTGCCAAACGACTTGATGACACCTCGTTTGAGTGATACACGTGTGGGAATGTTTCTTATGAATAAGGATGTTCTTAAGAAAGATGGGTCAATTGATAAAGCAACATTCGTTAAGCGTTGGCGACTTGTACCGAAGGATACGGCTGCCTATTTTGCTGGCGAACTCTGCGAACCAACAAAGCCAATCGTCTATTATGTAGAGAATACATTCCCTCCACTTTGGAAACGAGCTATCAAAGCTGGTGTTCTATGGTGGAATAAGGCTTTCGAACGTATTGGGTTTAAGAATGTCATGCAAGTGGCAGACTTCCCTGCGAACGACCCTAATTTTGATCCTGATAACTTCAAGTATTCTTGTATCAGATACTTACCTACTGACGTCGAGAATGCTATGGGACCATCGTGGACCGACCCTCGCACAGGAGAAGTAATCAATGCTACCGTTCTTGTTTATAATGATGTTGTAAACACGATTAACAACTGGCGATTTGTTCAGACGGCACAGATTGACCCTCGTGCACGTGGAGCGCAGATGCCTGACAGTATTATAGAGGAGACACTCGAGTATATTATTGCGCACGAGATTGGTCATACGCTTGGATTTATGCACAACATGGCAGCATCTGCAGCACTTCCAACCGACTCGCTGCGTTCACCAGCCTTCACGCAAAAGTATGGTACAACGGCTTCCATCATGGATTATGCACGTTTTAATTATGTTGCACAACCTACTGACCACGGCGTTAAACTTACTCCACCGCGTCTTGGTGTCTATGACTACTATGCTATTGAGTGGGCTTACAAACTTTTCCCTGGTTCGAAAGGGTTTGAGGATGATGCTAAACAGCTGCGTTTGTTGGCTGATAAGCATGAGGGCGATCCTTTCTATCGTTATGGCTTACAGCAAACGGGAACGAAGTATGACCCTTCTGCTATTGAGGAAGACCTCGGTGACGACCCTGTAAAGTCGTCTACCTATGGTATGGACAATCTTCGAATGATTCTCAAGAACCTTGATCATTGGATTGGTGACGAGGATGGTGATAATCGTAAGGCTGAGTTATATAATGAGGTACTGTCTCAAGCTATGCATTATGTACGTAATGTTAGTGTTAATGTTCCTGGCATCTACCTCTATCAAACAAGCGAGAAGTCGGGCTTACCACGTTATAAGGTTGTGCCTAAGACTAAGCAAAAAGAGTCTGTGCAATGGCTTTTGAAGCAAGCACGTACGTTTGCGACGTTGGGTAACGATACGATTGAGAAGAAACTACCATTCGGAGCAAACAAGCCTTTTAAGATTTTAGCTCGTGATGTGCAGTCGCTTGCTATGATGGCAACATCAAAACTTGCTATTTCTTATTATCTTGACTCAACCTCTTATTCGCCAATTGAGTATATGGAGGATGTTTATCAAGATGTCTTTGGCAAGACGATTGCCGGTAAAGAGAATCTTTCGGTGGCTGACCTATCTATGCAACGACTCTATGTCGACTTATTGCAAGAGGGTGTCTCTGATATGAAGCAAGCACCTAATGTTCATAATCTTCAGATGCCTTTGACTTCTGTAAATAGTGTTATCACTAATATGTTACGAAGAAACGAGGCTGAAAAAGAGCATACGGAATGTTGTTATTTGGCAGACAGACAACGAAGTTTAGATGATGATACTCATTTTCTTAATTTCGGTAATGGCTATGGTGAGCCAGAACCTTTGTGGGGAACAACTGTCAATCGTACTTCAGAGTTCCAATTAGAGTATGCGCAGAAGTTGCTTTCTTTGTTGGAAACAACCATTCCACGTGTTTCTTCTCCTGATTTGAAAGCACATTATATGCTTCTTGAAAAGCGTTTGAAGAAGTATTTAAAATAA
- a CDS encoding outer membrane beta-barrel family protein, with the protein MWNLQDVVVVGSKVVITHKPGSITYIIKNDPYAKGLNGLEAIQRVPRVSQIGDAINVAGKNSVRYIIDGKLLEASDAESLVNLKNLRAEDIDRIELLTVPPSKYPADANVAYISIKMKNDKTLGIGGNLDANLILKEHVNSSLGVGLRQAAKKVDYSVNLNYYSTKGINDLYREYTFSDHTKSSKRHNTFNNDVYNVNTLLKYRPLSTVELGTIVNYYSEHLRSYITDETIDRNTKYQSFSTSPSKPNHATSATAFCDWTLAPNGKMLSLTYNYFNKHTVTSSLISTITNVSDDNLKSDGNNDYKIHSLKLDATLPFSWMDIEAGAAYTSIRNTTAMDIFNQTNDDWLVDDRLSNHFNYSEKTSALYISLSRHLLPQLFAKVGVRYEHTAIKGLQINTDERMRQSYGKLFPTFNLDYNNNNGLGISASYSIGIDRPRFLDLNPFRYYTTTTDYNSGNAYLSASTTHNAELNVSYKGLYAVLYNNQIRNGIGYVTFFNDDNSQYSIPQNHIEYSKYGLYVSYQKNLTSWLNIKAGSELFYARSKSNLEGVPLPSVEGWSGKLEGSADIAFNKPRTILFNMSYTHMFPYNEELAKYKSIILLNANIRYVPANGKFQLMLSVNDPFMQNITTMTKVYSTYSEYSRNNVHARNVSLKFSYRFGGNKLKDVYRDNKESESNRSF; encoded by the coding sequence ATGTGGAACCTACAAGATGTCGTGGTTGTAGGATCTAAAGTCGTGATTACCCATAAGCCAGGTAGCATCACCTATATTATTAAAAACGACCCATACGCCAAAGGGTTGAATGGTTTGGAAGCCATACAGCGTGTGCCACGAGTTTCTCAGATTGGTGATGCCATTAATGTGGCTGGGAAAAACAGTGTGCGTTATATCATAGATGGAAAATTGTTGGAAGCCTCCGATGCCGAGTCGCTGGTCAATCTAAAAAACCTACGGGCAGAAGATATTGATAGAATAGAATTGCTCACAGTTCCGCCGTCTAAATATCCTGCTGATGCAAATGTAGCTTACATCAGCATAAAGATGAAGAATGATAAGACGTTGGGAATTGGGGGTAATTTAGATGCCAATCTAATCTTGAAAGAACACGTCAATAGTTCTTTGGGAGTAGGGTTAAGACAAGCCGCAAAGAAGGTGGACTATAGCGTCAATCTGAATTATTACAGCACCAAAGGCATCAACGACCTATATCGCGAATATACCTTTTCTGACCATACAAAGTCTTCGAAACGTCATAATACATTCAATAATGATGTGTATAATGTAAACACTCTGCTTAAATACAGACCATTATCAACGGTTGAACTTGGTACAATTGTCAACTACTATTCCGAACATCTGCGCTCCTATATCACAGATGAAACCATCGATAGAAATACCAAATATCAGTCATTCTCAACATCACCGTCAAAGCCCAACCATGCTACAAGTGCAACTGCATTCTGCGATTGGACTCTTGCGCCCAATGGAAAGATGCTGAGTTTGACGTATAACTATTTTAACAAACATACGGTCACTTCATCTTTAATAAGCACGATTACAAATGTTTCTGATGATAATTTGAAAAGCGATGGTAACAACGACTATAAGATTCACTCCTTGAAGTTGGATGCGACATTGCCTTTTTCTTGGATGGACATCGAGGCTGGTGCCGCTTATACATCCATAAGGAACACTACAGCTATGGATATATTCAACCAGACCAATGATGATTGGCTGGTGGATGACAGGCTGAGTAATCATTTCAACTACTCAGAAAAAACCTCCGCACTATATATATCCCTTTCAAGGCACTTACTTCCTCAGCTGTTTGCAAAGGTAGGGGTGCGTTATGAACATACTGCAATCAAAGGACTTCAAATTAACACAGATGAGCGTATGCGACAATCATACGGCAAGCTATTTCCAACTTTCAATCTTGACTACAACAATAACAATGGTCTGGGTATCTCCGCATCCTACTCTATCGGAATTGACCGACCGAGGTTTTTAGACCTTAATCCTTTTAGATACTATACGACAACCACTGATTACAATTCTGGCAATGCGTACCTCAGTGCAAGCACAACGCACAATGCCGAACTTAACGTCAGCTACAAGGGGCTGTATGCCGTTCTATATAACAACCAGATAAGAAACGGCATTGGCTATGTAACATTTTTCAACGACGACAACTCACAATACTCCATTCCCCAGAACCATATCGAATATAGTAAATACGGACTGTACGTTTCCTATCAGAAAAATCTTACGTCTTGGTTGAATATAAAAGCAGGCTCGGAACTTTTTTATGCACGGTCTAAGTCAAACTTAGAGGGTGTGCCCTTGCCCAGTGTAGAGGGATGGAGCGGTAAACTGGAGGGTAGTGCTGACATCGCATTTAACAAGCCTCGAACCATTCTTTTCAACATGAGCTACACACACATGTTTCCTTACAACGAGGAATTAGCCAAATACAAATCCATTATATTGCTGAATGCCAATATAAGATATGTACCGGCAAATGGCAAATTTCAGCTTATGTTGTCTGTTAACGATCCATTCATGCAGAATATTACAACTATGACAAAAGTCTATTCTACATACTCCGAGTATAGCAGGAATAATGTTCACGCACGTAATGTGTCCTTAAAGTTCAGTTATCGTTTTGGAGGAAATAAACTGAAGGATGTGTATCGTGACAACAAAGAAAGTGAATCAAATAGAAGCTTCTAA
- a CDS encoding phage holin family protein codes for MFSNDKNVETIAQLVEVLKHYIGLQSEYMKLDVIEKVVRLLTVITIMVVFCTILLISLIYLSFAAAFALQTLVGSLIWAFLIVGGGYLLLLIFFILLRHRLIERPLVRFLGSLLMSK; via the coding sequence ATGTTCTCAAACGATAAGAACGTAGAAACAATAGCACAACTCGTTGAGGTGCTAAAGCATTATATCGGGCTTCAGTCAGAGTACATGAAGCTCGATGTAATTGAAAAGGTCGTGCGATTACTGACCGTGATTACAATCATGGTTGTCTTCTGCACTATCTTATTAATTTCCCTAATTTATCTCTCCTTTGCTGCAGCCTTTGCATTGCAGACATTGGTGGGCTCACTTATTTGGGCTTTCCTCATTGTTGGTGGTGGCTATTTGCTACTGCTCATCTTCTTTATCTTACTGCGTCACAGACTTATTGAACGCCCATTGGTAAGATTCTTGGGAAGTCTCTTAATGTCAAAATAA
- a CDS encoding YtxH domain-containing protein, translated as MKTLGYVCAFLCGSITGAALGLLLAPEKGTDTRSKISDAVDDFCKKHDIKLSRKEAEDFVEDIKDAASDAI; from the coding sequence ATGAAGACATTAGGTTATGTTTGCGCATTCCTCTGTGGTAGCATCACAGGCGCAGCTCTCGGACTTCTTTTGGCTCCAGAGAAGGGTACAGACACACGTTCAAAGATTTCTGATGCTGTTGACGATTTCTGCAAGAAGCATGATATCAAGCTCAGCCGCAAGGAAGCTGAGGATTTCGTTGAGGATATCAAGGATGCAGCTTCAGACGCTATCTAA
- a CDS encoding SPOR domain-containing protein — protein sequence MKKFMVLGAVMCVALAFTGCKSSESAYKKAYEKAKSQEQNTTNNEDNSTQQDAVVAPVETQPVTQAPVVDNYDNEPVRTEKVSVVNGSGLKPYSVVVGSFGVKSNAEGLQQRLKNAGYDAQVAFNAGNNMYRVVASTYDSKASAVQSRNQLRATYADAWLLYSR from the coding sequence ATGAAGAAATTTATGGTTTTGGGCGCAGTTATGTGTGTAGCATTGGCATTCACAGGCTGTAAGTCAAGTGAGAGTGCTTACAAAAAGGCATATGAGAAGGCAAAGTCTCAGGAGCAGAATACTACAAATAATGAAGACAATTCAACTCAGCAAGATGCTGTAGTGGCACCAGTTGAGACACAGCCTGTAACGCAAGCTCCTGTTGTTGATAATTACGATAATGAGCCTGTACGCACAGAGAAAGTTTCTGTCGTAAATGGTTCTGGTTTGAAGCCTTACAGTGTTGTTGTGGGTTCATTCGGTGTTAAGTCTAATGCTGAGGGCTTGCAGCAGCGTTTGAAGAATGCTGGTTATGATGCTCAGGTAGCTTTCAATGCTGGTAATAATATGTATCGCGTTGTTGCATCAACTTACGATAGCAAGGCTTCAGCTGTTCAGAGCCGCAATCAGCTTCGTGCTACCTATGCTGATGCATGGTTGCTCTACTCTCGCTAA
- the ruvX gene encoding Holliday junction resolvase RuvX — translation MGRILAIDYGKKRTGLAVTDPLCIIANGLATVATSGLFDFLTEYISKEAVSQLVIGKPLQPNGQPSENLARVEQFVNRWRKAHPELPIDYYDERFTSVIAHQAMLAGGVKKKTRREDKGLVDEISATIILQDYMRSKGL, via the coding sequence ATGGGTAGAATTTTAGCAATAGATTACGGAAAGAAACGTACAGGATTAGCAGTCACCGACCCATTGTGCATTATTGCCAATGGGTTGGCGACTGTTGCTACGTCTGGACTTTTCGATTTTCTGACTGAATATATTTCTAAGGAAGCAGTCAGCCAGCTTGTCATTGGCAAGCCTTTGCAGCCTAATGGTCAACCGAGTGAGAACCTTGCTCGTGTTGAGCAATTTGTCAACCGTTGGCGCAAGGCACATCCTGAGTTGCCTATCGATTATTATGACGAGCGGTTTACGTCGGTCATCGCTCATCAAGCAATGCTTGCAGGTGGTGTAAAAAAGAAGACACGTCGTGAAGACAAAGGACTTGTTGACGAGATTTCAGCAACGATTATTCTTCAGGATTACATGCGTTCTAAGGGACTTTGA
- the def gene encoding peptide deformylase, which translates to MVLPIYTYGQPVLRKVAEDIPLDYPDLKELIQNMFETNTNSDGVGLAAPQIGKSIRVVVVDLDVLSDTFPEYKDYRHAFINGHILEYDDSETETMEEGCLSLPGLHENVTRAKRIYVKWLDENLVEHKEWIDGYLARVIQHEFDHLEGRVFTDRLSPFRKQMIKNKLKALLQGKMRCHYRVKAPRT; encoded by the coding sequence ATGGTATTACCCATTTACACATACGGTCAGCCAGTATTACGTAAGGTAGCAGAGGACATTCCCCTCGATTATCCAGACCTCAAAGAGCTGATTCAGAATATGTTTGAGACCAACACTAACAGTGACGGTGTAGGATTAGCAGCACCACAGATTGGCAAGTCTATTCGTGTGGTTGTAGTTGATTTAGATGTTCTATCTGACACATTCCCTGAGTACAAAGACTATCGTCATGCATTTATCAATGGTCACATCCTCGAGTATGACGATTCTGAGACAGAGACTATGGAAGAGGGCTGTCTTTCACTTCCGGGACTGCACGAAAATGTGACACGTGCAAAGCGTATCTATGTAAAATGGCTTGACGAGAATCTTGTTGAGCACAAGGAGTGGATTGATGGTTATCTTGCACGTGTCATCCAGCATGAGTTCGATCATCTTGAAGGTCGTGTTTTCACTGACCGACTCTCGCCATTCCGCAAGCAGATGATTAAAAACAAACTCAAAGCCCTCTTACAAGGTAAGATGCGCTGTCATTATCGTGTGAAGGCTCCACGTACGTAA
- a CDS encoding tetratricopeptide repeat protein, which yields MLRGIVVSLLCLLALPSAAQYNIKKMMEEGKRTLDQGYYVTSMQIFSRIVALKPNLYEAWYSMALSKYHLEDYKGAVDDCRRALTLQPYIADIYELYGMSNIRVERYDSAIVAFTRALDITPDNRDYWFNRAYCLYQVGDSKAALQQLDYILKRWKSFDAATQLRADIVAGRKPKQQPMQSNSSQFYKLPSLKVEGEDKTNPMKNKPLFIH from the coding sequence ATGTTGCGTGGAATCGTAGTATCCTTGCTGTGCTTATTAGCATTACCATCGGCTGCCCAATACAACATCAAGAAGATGATGGAAGAAGGTAAGCGGACGCTCGATCAGGGGTACTACGTCACTTCCATGCAAATCTTCTCCCGTATCGTTGCTTTGAAACCGAATCTATACGAGGCTTGGTATTCAATGGCATTGTCAAAGTATCATCTTGAGGATTATAAAGGTGCTGTCGATGATTGTCGTCGTGCTTTGACGTTACAACCTTATATCGCTGATATCTACGAACTTTATGGTATGTCTAACATCCGTGTGGAGCGTTACGACAGTGCTATCGTTGCCTTTACCCGAGCTCTTGACATAACGCCCGACAATCGCGACTATTGGTTTAATCGTGCTTATTGTCTCTATCAAGTGGGCGATAGCAAGGCAGCCCTTCAGCAACTTGATTATATCCTCAAACGTTGGAAGTCGTTCGATGCTGCCACCCAGCTGCGTGCCGACATCGTAGCAGGTAGGAAGCCAAAGCAACAGCCCATGCAGTCTAACAGTTCTCAATTCTATAAACTTCCCAGCTTAAAAGTAGAGGGTGAAGACAAGACAAACCCAATGAAGAATAAGCCCCTTTTCATTCATTGA
- the thrS gene encoding threonine--tRNA ligase: protein MVKITFPDGSVREYEQGVTGYQIAESISPALARDVVSCGVNGVTTELNRPINEDASIALYRFDDEEGKHTFWHTSAHLLAEALQELYPGIQFGFGPAIENGFFYDVMPAEGQTISENDFPKIEKKMLELAKKNEPVIRRDVSKADAVKEFTADGQEYKVEHIVEDLEDGTISTYTQGHFTDLCRGPHLVSTGAIKAVKITSAAGAFWRGDAKREQMTRIYGITFPKKKMLDEYLVMLEEAKKRDHRKIGKEMELFMFSERVGKGLPIWLPKGTQLRLRLQDLLRRLLKPYNYQEVITPGIGGKNLYVTSGHYAHYGKDAFQPIHTPEEDEEYMLKPMNCPHHCEIYAYKPRSYKDLPLRIAEFGTVFRYEKSGELHGLTRVRTFTQDDAHIFVRPDQVKAEFENNIDIILKVFKTFGFDNYEAQISLRDPEDKEKYIGSDEVWEESEAAIKEACAEKGLNARVELGEAAFYGPKLDFMVKDAIGRRWQLGTIQVDYNLPNRFKLEYTAEDNSKKTPVMVHRAPFGSLERFTAVLIEHTAGHFPLWLTPDQVAILPISEKYNDYAQKVKAYFDAHDVRSIMDDRNEKIGRKIRDNELKRVPYMVIVGEKEAAEGLVSMRQQGGGEQATMTMEAFAERINNEVAEQLKELD from the coding sequence ATGGTTAAAATCACTTTCCCAGATGGTTCCGTTCGTGAATACGAACAGGGCGTAACTGGTTATCAAATCGCCGAGAGTATTTCGCCGGCTCTCGCCCGTGACGTTGTATCTTGCGGTGTAAATGGCGTAACAACAGAACTCAATCGTCCTATCAATGAGGACGCAAGTATCGCACTTTACAGGTTCGATGACGAAGAAGGTAAGCATACCTTCTGGCACACCTCTGCCCACCTCCTTGCTGAGGCATTGCAAGAGCTTTACCCAGGCATTCAGTTTGGTTTTGGTCCTGCAATTGAAAATGGTTTCTTCTATGACGTGATGCCTGCAGAAGGTCAAACAATCTCTGAGAATGACTTCCCAAAGATTGAGAAGAAGATGCTCGAACTTGCAAAGAAGAATGAGCCCGTTATTCGTCGTGATGTCTCTAAGGCTGATGCTGTGAAAGAATTCACCGCTGATGGTCAGGAATATAAGGTGGAGCACATCGTTGAAGACCTCGAAGATGGCACCATCTCAACATATACTCAAGGACACTTCACCGACCTTTGTCGTGGCCCTCACCTCGTTTCAACAGGTGCTATCAAGGCTGTAAAGATTACTAGCGCTGCTGGAGCTTTCTGGCGTGGAGATGCGAAGCGCGAGCAAATGACACGTATCTATGGTATCACCTTCCCAAAGAAGAAGATGCTTGATGAATACCTTGTTATGCTCGAAGAGGCTAAGAAGCGCGACCACCGTAAGATTGGCAAGGAAATGGAACTTTTCATGTTCTCTGAGCGTGTTGGTAAGGGTCTTCCTATCTGGTTGCCAAAGGGAACACAGTTGCGCCTGCGCTTGCAGGACCTTCTGCGTCGTCTCCTCAAGCCTTACAACTATCAAGAAGTTATCACACCAGGTATCGGTGGCAAGAATCTCTACGTAACTTCTGGTCACTATGCACACTATGGCAAGGATGCTTTCCAGCCAATCCATACACCAGAGGAGGACGAAGAGTATATGCTCAAGCCAATGAACTGTCCTCACCACTGTGAGATTTACGCTTACAAACCACGTTCTTACAAAGATCTCCCACTGCGTATCGCAGAGTTCGGAACCGTGTTCCGCTACGAGAAGAGTGGTGAGCTTCACGGACTTACACGTGTTCGCACCTTCACTCAGGATGATGCACATATCTTCGTGCGTCCTGACCAGGTAAAGGCAGAGTTTGAGAACAATATCGATATTATCCTCAAGGTGTTCAAGACCTTCGGTTTCGATAACTATGAGGCACAGATTTCTCTCCGCGACCCAGAGGATAAGGAGAAGTATATCGGTTCTGACGAGGTTTGGGAAGAGAGCGAAGCAGCTATCAAGGAAGCATGTGCAGAGAAGGGTCTCAACGCTCGTGTAGAGTTGGGCGAGGCAGCGTTCTACGGTCCTAAGCTCGACTTCATGGTGAAGGATGCTATCGGTCGTCGTTGGCAGCTCGGTACTATTCAGGTAGACTATAACCTCCCTAACCGCTTCAAACTCGAATATACAGCAGAAGACAACTCTAAGAAGACACCAGTGATGGTTCACCGTGCACCATTCGGTTCACTCGAGCGTTTCACAGCTGTTCTTATCGAGCACACAGCAGGTCACTTCCCACTCTGGTTGACACCTGATCAGGTTGCTATCCTCCCAATCTCTGAGAAGTATAACGACTATGCTCAGAAGGTGAAGGCTTACTTCGATGCTCACGACGTACGTTCAATCATGGACGACCGCAACGAGAAGATTGGTCGCAAGATTCGCGACAACGAGCTCAAGCGTGTTCCTTACATGGTTATCGTTGGCGAGAAAGAGGCTGCCGAGGGTCTGGTGTCAATGCGTCAGCAGGGCGGTGGCGAGCAGGCTACTATGACAATGGAAGCCTTCGCTGAGCGTATCAACAACGAGGTTGCTGAACAGCTGAAGGAGTTGGATTAA
- a CDS encoding MFS transporter, whose amino-acid sequence MKEQKSFLVPMAFLGLMFFTCGFSLGINSLLVPVLKVSLSVSSMEAYMLIGATFLPFLIFGYPAGMLISKIGYKRTMAIAFGMFAVAFGVFIFSADAKSFPLFLTASFFCGTANTFLQAAINPYVTILGPTESAAKRISIMGMINKLAWPVSPLFIALFAGASGSVAIDDLGKPFAVIICLFVALGVVALLSPLPEVKAAGEDSSETDEVDQEVSAYANSKKSVFQFPHLVLGAIAIFFYVGAETIVLGTLIDYANELGLAHPENYSWITPISISIGYIAGIILIPKYLSQTRALQICSFVALLGTTLVVLLPGVYSIYSVGVMALGCSLMWPAFWPLALMDLGKFTKKGSSLLTMGLIGGAAITVLFGLLKDVSDARYAYGLCFVCFGYIMFYAFKGYKLR is encoded by the coding sequence ATGAAAGAACAAAAGAGTTTCCTTGTCCCTATGGCATTCTTAGGGCTTATGTTTTTCACTTGTGGATTTTCCTTGGGTATAAATTCATTGTTGGTTCCAGTATTGAAGGTGTCGTTAAGCGTTTCTTCAATGGAAGCATATATGCTCATTGGTGCAACATTCTTGCCATTCCTTATCTTTGGCTATCCTGCGGGAATGTTAATCAGCAAGATAGGATATAAGCGTACGATGGCTATTGCGTTCGGAATGTTTGCCGTAGCTTTTGGAGTGTTTATTTTCTCGGCAGATGCAAAGAGTTTTCCTTTATTTTTGACAGCTTCCTTTTTCTGTGGAACAGCTAACACCTTCTTGCAGGCAGCTATAAATCCTTATGTTACGATATTAGGACCAACGGAGAGTGCTGCAAAGCGTATCTCTATTATGGGTATGATCAACAAGTTAGCTTGGCCAGTGTCACCCCTCTTTATTGCTCTTTTCGCAGGTGCTTCAGGTAGTGTTGCTATAGATGATTTAGGTAAACCTTTTGCTGTGATTATTTGTCTGTTCGTTGCTTTAGGTGTAGTGGCTCTTTTGTCGCCATTGCCAGAGGTGAAAGCAGCGGGTGAGGATAGCAGTGAGACTGATGAGGTTGACCAAGAAGTATCTGCTTATGCAAACAGTAAGAAGTCTGTTTTCCAGTTCCCACACTTGGTTCTGGGTGCTATTGCCATCTTCTTTTATGTTGGTGCAGAGACTATCGTGTTGGGAACGCTCATTGACTATGCGAATGAGTTAGGACTTGCTCATCCAGAAAACTATTCTTGGATAACTCCGATTAGTATTAGTATTGGATATATAGCAGGAATCATTCTGATTCCTAAGTATCTTTCTCAGACACGTGCTTTGCAGATTTGTTCATTCGTAGCCTTGTTGGGAACGACTCTTGTTGTTCTTCTTCCTGGAGTTTACAGTATATATAGTGTCGGTGTCATGGCTTTAGGATGTTCACTGATGTGGCCAGCGTTTTGGCCTTTGGCATTGATGGATTTGGGTAAGTTTACCAAGAAGGGTTCATCACTCTTGACGATGGGACTTATCGGTGGAGCAGCAATTACAGTGTTGTTTGGTCTTTTAAAGGATGTTTCAGATGCTCGATATGCCTATGGTCTTTGCTTTGTATGCTTTGGCTACATTATGTTCTATGCATTTAAGGGCTATAAGTTACGTTAA